Within the Pirellulales bacterium genome, the region TCACTGAGGCGGCCTAGGTGATACAACCGCCACAACCGGAATCTCCCGATCCCAAGCTCCCGCGCGGCCGAGCGCAGCGACCTGAACTTCCGACCGCCGATCTCGACGGCCACGATGGGCTTCGATCCTCGGTAAGCGCGACCCATCAACACTGTGCAGCCCTGGTCGCGACGTAGGCGACGGACCAGGCGAGCCGTCTGCGCTGCGGTTGATCGCTCGAACGGAATCCCAGGAACCAGGGACCAGTCAAGCTCTGGCCGTTGATCGGCGAGCGCTGAAGCGAGCTTGCTGCCTGGTGCTGCCTGGTACGTCGCCCACGGCTCGTGACCGTCGCCGTAGAGCACCGCGCACCGACCGTCCGGCCATCGCCACTCCCATAGTCGGTGCGAGGGAGTACATCCATCTCGACCCATATAATAAGACCTTTGTATCTCGAAATTGTTACGCTTTCCGGCAACTCACCGGATCGCGGCGTGATATGCTTGAATAAACGGCAACTTTGTCTCGACTTTGCTGGAACTCGCAACAATGACTCCCGACGACGTGAAAGCCTTGATTTCGGCGACCAGGACCACAGCAACACAGGATCGGGCGATCCTGGACCTGCTGCTGCACAGCGGCCTTCGCTGTGCTGAACTGTGTGACCTGCGCGTCTCAGACGTGCAGGGCGACACGCTCACCGTGCGCAAGGGCAAGGGCGGCAGACGCCGAGTGATCCGGCTCGCCCGAACCTACGGCCACTGGGAGCTTCACCTTCGCGCTTGCAGCGCTGGTCCTGATGACTTCGTGTTCAGGACCAGGACGGGAGAGAAGTTAGCCACGTCGCATATAAGGCGCATGGTGGGCCGCTTGGCACGCAAGGCTGGCGTGGCAGGTGCGCATCCTCACGCTTTCCGCCACGCTCACGCCTGCTGCGTTTACGATGGCATTGGCGATCTCGCGACCGTGAGCCGCCAGCTTGGCCATGCGAGACTCAGTACGACGGACACGTATCTTCGCGGCCTCGGCGTGAGCCTGGACGCCGTGGCTTCGCTAGCGTTCTAAACGAGAGAATGAGCGGTGCGGTAGGGGGGGGGTCTATTGATGAGTTGACAATCCGATTTACACGGCACGCAATGTGCAGCCCTATTGTGGGTATTCTCGGGGAAACGCCAGCTTGAGACGCGGCGAATCTCAAGTGGCCTCAGCGTCAGTGCGAGGGGGCAGGTATCGCTTCGTAAGGCGCTCGTGTACCTCGGTGAGACTCCATTCCTTGATCTCACTGGACGTGCTCGACTTGCCGCCCTGGCGCAGGTGAACCGTCATGGTCCCGACGCTGATCCGACCGCGATTGTAACCGAGGGGCGGCAGGACGCTGGCCAGCCGTTCGGCATCGTTGTCCCGTTTGTTCAACGATCCCCACGAGAAGTGCGCCGCCACCTTATCCCTGAACGCGCCCACGTCCGGGATAATCCGTTCCGCATAGTCCTTCGGCAAGGGCCGCGAGTCGTCCAGCCGCTTCGCGATCGCGCCAACCAGGCGAACGAACTGAACGGCCGAGATCGCATACCAGTGGAACGCCATCGTCAGCAGGGGCGTTGCACCCCGGATCGCTTGCGGCAACCGTCCGAACGAGAACAGGCCCTCGACCTTGATCTTCATGTCGGGAGCGAATGAGAAGATTTCTTCGCTCCCAGATTCGACGGATTCCTTCGCAGTCTTCTCGCAACTCGCGACTTGCGAGTTCAAGTATTCCAAGCCATGCCACAGGCATTGAAGCGCCCAGTATTCGTTCGTCGGCTCCCGGAACACGTCGCCGGGGACCACGATCTTGTCGGTGTACTCCAGCGTCGTCGTCGTCGGTTCGTCGGTCATAGCGGTAGGACGCGGGTGATCGACCAGTAGGTTCACGCCTTGAGGCCGGCTACGGTGTCCTGGATAATACGGCCACGATAACTTCAACTCGATCGGACGGACCTATGCCAACATACTACTGCCATAAGTGCGGCCTGAGCGAGGGCCATGTCAAGCCGGACGTGCACGCCAACCTCACCGGCGAACAGTACCAGCTAGAAAAGTTCATCAAGCACACGGCTCCGACCGGCCAATACAAGGTCAACTCGATATTTGCCGATCCGAGCTACAAGAA harbors:
- a CDS encoding tyrosine-type recombinase/integrase, which codes for MTPDDVKALISATRTTATQDRAILDLLLHSGLRCAELCDLRVSDVQGDTLTVRKGKGGRRRVIRLARTYGHWELHLRACSAGPDDFVFRTRTGEKLATSHIRRMVGRLARKAGVAGAHPHAFRHAHACCVYDGIGDLATVSRQLGHARLSTTDTYLRGLGVSLDAVASLAF